From one Eucalyptus grandis isolate ANBG69807.140 chromosome 9, ASM1654582v1, whole genome shotgun sequence genomic stretch:
- the LOC104420317 gene encoding pentatricopeptide repeat-containing protein At3g49710-like: MNQLSWNLHSFRHLLKHCIAERDFLTGKSLHALYIKSLVPPSTYLSNHFILLYSKCRRLLAARRAFDLTPNPNVFSFNAIVAAYAKESQMMVARQLFDRIPAPDLVSYNTMLSAFADRGEMGPAFSLFAGMREMGLGMDGFTLSAVVTACGDDVSLMRQLHSFAVSSGLDSYVSPSNALLTYYSKNGYLDEAKRMFDEMGEARDEVSWNSMIVAYGQHREGLRALELFQEMIRKGMYVDMYTLASVLTAFTCVSDLVGGLQFHAKLVKTGFHQNSHVGSGLIDLYSKCKGAMSDCEKVFQEIKEPDLVLWNTMISGYSQNEELSEEALECFHSLRRFGYRPDDCSFVCAISACSNLSSPSQGKQMHGLVIKSEIPSNWISVDNALIAMYSKCGNLGDARRLFNRMPEHNTVSLNSMIAGYAQHGLGEESLALFQEMLDNDIPPTSITFISVLSACAHTGKVHEGQTYFNMMKEKFGLEPEAEHYSCMIDLLGRAGKISEAEKLIETMPFSPGSVGWASLLGACRKHGNMEIAVKAAYQFLRHEPANAAPYVVLSNMFSSAGRLEDMVAIRRLMRDRGVKKNPGCSWIELNRRTHVFVAEDSSHPMIKEIRDYLDEMLLKIRKIGYVPVVNQVSLKEDGMEEKEMEMRLRHHSEKLAVAFGLISTKDGESILVVKNLRICGDCHNAIKHISKITKREITVRDTRRFHCFKEGQCSCEDYW; encoded by the coding sequence ATGAACCAACTCTCATGGAACCTCCACAGCTTCCGCCACCTCCTGAAGCACTGCATAGCTGAGAGGGACTTCTTGACCGGCAAATCCCTCCACGCCCTGTACATCAAGTCCCTCGTCCCTCCCTCCACTTACCTCTCCAACCACTTCATCCTCCTCTACTCCAAATGCCGCCGCCTTCTGGCCGCTCGCCGCGCCTTCGACCTGACCCCGAACCCCAACGTGTTCTCCTTCAATGCCATCGTCGCCGCCTACGCCAAGGAGTCCCAGATGATGGTCGCCCGCCAGCTGTTCGATCGAATTCCCGCGCCGGACCTCGTTTCCTACAACACCATGCTTTCCGCTTTTGCCGACCGAGGCGAGATGGGACCGGCGTTCTCCTTGTTTGCGGGGATGCGGGAGATGGGGCTCGGCATGGATGGCTTCACATTGTCCGCCGTGGTCACAGCTTGCGGCGATGATGTTTCTTTGATGAGGCAGTTGCATTCTTTTGCGGTTTCCAGTGGTCTTGATTCTTATGTTTCTCCGAGCAATGCGCTTCTAACGTATTACAGTAAGAATGGTTATTTGGATGAAGCGAAGAGGATGTTCGATGAGATGGGGGAGGCTAGAGATGAGGTTTCTTGGAATTCGATGATAGTTGCTTATGGACAGCACCGGGAAGGGCTGCGAGCACTGGAGCTGTTCCAAGAGATGATTAGGAAGGGCATGTATGTAGATATGTATACTTTGGCAAGTGTTCTCACTGCATTTACCTGTGTAAGCGATTTGGTAGGCGGGCTTCAGTTTCATGCTAAGCTCGTAAAAACAGGGTTCCACCAGAATTCACATGTTGGGAGTGGCTTGATTGACTTGTATTCTAAGTGCAAGGGTGCCATGTCGGATTGCGAGAAAGTATTTCAAGAGATCAAGGAACCAGATTTGGTTTTGTGGAACACTATGATTTCAGGGTATTCACAAAACGAGGAACTCTCAGAGGAGGCTCTAGAATGTTTCCACAGTCTGCGAAGATTTGGGTACAGACCGGATGATTGTAGCTTTGTTTGTGCAATCAGCGCCTGCTCCAATCTCTCATCTCCTTCTCAGGGGAAACAAATGCATGGCTTGGTAATCAAATCAGAGATTCCCTCAAATTGGATCTCTGTTGATAATGCTTTAATTGCAATGTATTCAAAATGCGGGAATCTGGGGGATGCCAGGAGGTTATTTAATAGGATGCCGGAGCATAATACTGTCTCACTTAACTCAATGATTGCAGGTTATGCTCAGCATGGATTAGGAGAGGAATCTCTTGCTCTCTTTCAAGAGATGCTGGACAATGATATCCCTCCTACCAGTATAACTTTCATCTCTGTACTTTCTGCATGTGCACATACTGGGAAAGTTCATGAGGGCCAAACATATTTCAACATGATGAAGGAGAAGTTTGGGCTTGAGCCAGAGGCAGAACATTACTCGTGCATGATTGATCTACTAGGTCGGGCAGGCAAAATAAGTGAAGCTGAGAAGCTCATCGAGACAATGCCATTCAGTCCTGGCTCCGTTGGCTGGGCCTCATTGCTTGGGGCATGTAGGAAGCATGGAAACATGGAGATAGCTGTTAAAGCAGCCTATCAGTTTTTGCGGCATGAACCTGCAAATGCTGCTCCATATGTTGTACTCTCAAATATGTTCAGCAGTGCTGGCAGATTGGAAGATATGGTAGCAATAAGAAGGCTAATGCGAGACAGAGGTGTTAAAAAGAATCCAGGTTGCAGCTGGATCGAGCTAAATCGAAGAACCCATGTATTTGTTGCAGAAGATAGTTCACACCCAATGATTAAGGAGATTCGTGATTACTTGGATGAGATGCTATTGAAGATTAGGAAAATTGGTTATGTACCGGTTGTTAATCAGGTTTCGTTAAAGGAGGATGGAATGGAGGAAAAAGAGATGGAAATGAGATTAAGACATCACAGTGAGAAGCTAGCAGTTGCATTTGGGTTGATTTCGACCAAGGATGGGGAGTCAATACTTGTGGTGAAAAATCTTAGAATATGTGGGGATTGCCATAATGCAATCAAACATATCTCTAAGATTACAAAAAGGGAAATCACTGTTAGGGACACCCGCAGGTTTCATTGCTTCAAGGAAGGGCAATGCTCTTGTGAGGATTACTGGTGA
- the LOC104418374 gene encoding cysteine-rich and transmembrane domain-containing protein WIH1: MSEPPKYAYPYPAQGYPAQGQGYYQGPPVQAPPQYYAAPPPRREPGFLEGCFAALCCCCLIDECCCDPSIFFVC; this comes from the exons ATGAGCGAACCCCCCAAGTACGCTTATCCTTACCCTGCTCAAGGTTACCCTGCTCAAGGCcaag GGTACTATCAAGGGCCTCCCGTACAAGCGCCTCCCCAGTACTatgctgctcctcctcccagAAGAGAGCCGGGTTTTCTTGAAGGATg CTTTGCGGCTCTCTGTTGCTGCTGCCTCATCGACGAGTGTTGCTGCGATCCGTCCATCTTCTTCGTTTGTTAG
- the LOC104430189 gene encoding uncharacterized protein LOC104430189 has translation MIARGTTAIPKPPSPPLAAACSAVRAIIAPNRHHLRPTELFPPWPWVEPRLPPSSVRHSCCCWCRETRAFVAFAPPSPRARRRQIKKKLVKKMRQNRPIPHWIRIRTDNTIRYNAKRRHWRRTKLGF, from the exons ATGATtgctaggg GCACCACCGCCATCCCcaagccaccatcaccacctcttgctgcCGCTTGCTCGGCCGTCCGGGCCATCATTGCTCCGAACCGTCACCACCTCCGCCCAACCGAGCTCttccccccttggccgtgggttgagccACGACTGCCGCCGTCTTCGGTGCGCCATTCATGCTGTTGTTGGTGCCGTGAGACTCGTGCCTTCGTCGCCTTCGCACCACCGTCGCCGCGTGCTCGCCGTCGCCAGATCAAGAAGAAGctggtgaagaagatgaggcAGAATAGGCCCATCCCTCACTGGATTCGCATACGAACCGACAACACCATCAG GTACAACGCGAAGCGCAGGCACTGGCGCCGCACCAAGCTAGGGTTCTGA